Proteins encoded together in one Camelina sativa cultivar DH55 chromosome 9, Cs, whole genome shotgun sequence window:
- the LOC104714418 gene encoding splicing factor U2af large subunit B isoform X3 gives MAGQVPSVPLPTAATISGMFSNMFPMVPGQQLGALPVMPVQAMTQQATRHARRVYVGGLPPTANEQSVATFFSQVMSAIGGNTAGPGDAVVNVYINHEKKFAFVEMRSVEEASNAMALDGIILEGVPVKVRRPTDYNPSLAASLGPSQPNPSLNLAAVGLSSGSTGGLEGPDRIFVGGLPYYFTETQIRELLESFGPLRGFNLVKDRETGNSKGYAFCVYQDPSVTDIACAALNGIKMGDKTLTVRRAIQGAVQPKPEQEEILLHAQQQIAFQRLMLQPGGTPTKIVCLTQVVTADDLRDDEEYADIMEDMRTEGGKFGNLVNVVIPRPNPDHDPTPGVGKVFLEYADVDGSSKARLGMNGRKFGGNQVVAVYYPENKYAQGDYED, from the exons ATGG CAGGCCAGGTTCCTAGTGTCCCACTCCCAACTGCTGCTACTATTTCAGGGATGTTCTCCAACATGTTCCCCATGGTCCCTGGTCAG CAACTTGGCGCTCTTCCTGTGATGCCGGTTCAGGCAATGACTCAGCAG GCAACTAGGCATGCTCGGCGAGTCTATGTTGGTGGCCTTCCACCAACTGCAAATGAACAG TCGGTGGCAACGTTCTTTAGCCAAGTGATGTCGGCCATTGGGGGAAATACCGCTGGGCCAG GTGATGCGGTGGTCAATGTTTATATAAACCATGAAAAGAAATTCGCTTTTGTGGAGATGAGATCTGTTGAGGAGGCTAGTAACGCAATGGCATTAGATGGCATTATATTAGAG GGAGTTCCTGTAAAGGTGAGGAGGCCAACTGACTATAACCCGTCCCTTGCTGCATCTCTTGGTCCGAGCCAGCCTAATCCCAGCCTCAACTTGGCGGCTGTTGGATTGTCTTCGGGGTCTACTGGTGGGCTTGAGGGTCCTGACCGCATTTTCGTGGGCGGGCTTCCTTATTACTTCACAGAGACACAGATCAGGgagcttttagagtcttttgggCCCCTAAGAGGTTTCAACTTGGTCAAAGACAGGGAAACTGGAAATTCGAAGGGATATGCGTTCTGTGTTTACCAAGATCCTTCAGTAACAGATATTGCATGTGCTGCTCTAAACGGAATTAAGATGGGCGATAAGACACTTACAGTTAGGCGTGCAATCCAGGGAGCAGTTCAACCTAAACCCGAGCAAGAAGAAATCTTACTACATGCCCAACAACAGATTgcttttcag AGGCTTATGTTACAACCTGGAGGTACTCCCACCAAGATTGTCTGTTTGACTCAAGTGGTTACAGCTGATGATCTTAGAGACGATGAAGAATATGCAGACATAATGGAGGACATGAGAACAGAAGGTGGAAAATTCG GTAACTTGGTGAACGTTGTGATTCCAAGGCCTAATCCAGATCATGATCCAACACCAGGAGTTGGAAAG GTATTCTTGGAGTATGCGGATGTGGATGGCTCATCAAAGGCCAGATTGGGGATGAACGGAAGAAAATTTGGAGGAAACCAAGTGGTGGCTGTGTATTACCCTGAAAACAAGTATGCGCAAGGCGACTACGAAGATTGA
- the LOC104714418 gene encoding splicing factor U2af large subunit B isoform X4, whose translation MGQVPSVPLPTAATISGMFSNMFPMVPGQQLGALPVMPVQAMTQQATRHARRVYVGGLPPTANEQSVATFFSQVMSAIGGNTAGPGDAVVNVYINHEKKFAFVEMRSVEEASNAMALDGIILEGVPVKVRRPTDYNPSLAASLGPSQPNPSLNLAAVGLSSGSTGGLEGPDRIFVGGLPYYFTETQIRELLESFGPLRGFNLVKDRETGNSKGYAFCVYQDPSVTDIACAALNGIKMGDKTLTVRRAIQGAVQPKPEQEEILLHAQQQIAFQRLMLQPGGTPTKIVCLTQVVTADDLRDDEEYADIMEDMRTEGGKFGNLVNVVIPRPNPDHDPTPGVGKVFLEYADVDGSSKARLGMNGRKFGGNQVVAVYYPENKYAQGDYED comes from the exons ATGG GCCAGGTTCCTAGTGTCCCACTCCCAACTGCTGCTACTATTTCAGGGATGTTCTCCAACATGTTCCCCATGGTCCCTGGTCAG CAACTTGGCGCTCTTCCTGTGATGCCGGTTCAGGCAATGACTCAGCAG GCAACTAGGCATGCTCGGCGAGTCTATGTTGGTGGCCTTCCACCAACTGCAAATGAACAG TCGGTGGCAACGTTCTTTAGCCAAGTGATGTCGGCCATTGGGGGAAATACCGCTGGGCCAG GTGATGCGGTGGTCAATGTTTATATAAACCATGAAAAGAAATTCGCTTTTGTGGAGATGAGATCTGTTGAGGAGGCTAGTAACGCAATGGCATTAGATGGCATTATATTAGAG GGAGTTCCTGTAAAGGTGAGGAGGCCAACTGACTATAACCCGTCCCTTGCTGCATCTCTTGGTCCGAGCCAGCCTAATCCCAGCCTCAACTTGGCGGCTGTTGGATTGTCTTCGGGGTCTACTGGTGGGCTTGAGGGTCCTGACCGCATTTTCGTGGGCGGGCTTCCTTATTACTTCACAGAGACACAGATCAGGgagcttttagagtcttttgggCCCCTAAGAGGTTTCAACTTGGTCAAAGACAGGGAAACTGGAAATTCGAAGGGATATGCGTTCTGTGTTTACCAAGATCCTTCAGTAACAGATATTGCATGTGCTGCTCTAAACGGAATTAAGATGGGCGATAAGACACTTACAGTTAGGCGTGCAATCCAGGGAGCAGTTCAACCTAAACCCGAGCAAGAAGAAATCTTACTACATGCCCAACAACAGATTgcttttcag AGGCTTATGTTACAACCTGGAGGTACTCCCACCAAGATTGTCTGTTTGACTCAAGTGGTTACAGCTGATGATCTTAGAGACGATGAAGAATATGCAGACATAATGGAGGACATGAGAACAGAAGGTGGAAAATTCG GTAACTTGGTGAACGTTGTGATTCCAAGGCCTAATCCAGATCATGATCCAACACCAGGAGTTGGAAAG GTATTCTTGGAGTATGCGGATGTGGATGGCTCATCAAAGGCCAGATTGGGGATGAACGGAAGAAAATTTGGAGGAAACCAAGTGGTGGCTGTGTATTACCCTGAAAACAAGTATGCGCAAGGCGACTACGAAGATTGA